Below is a window of Mycolicibacterium rhodesiae NBB3 DNA.
GATGCGAGTAGGAAATCAAAATCTTGCTGACTCGGGTGCAGCCGGCAAGCCGTTTGGCGAACGGCGGCACCCGGCCGATGGTCGCCTCGAAGGCCGCGAGGGAGTCGGCGCGGTAATCGTCGGCGCGACGTATCGGTGGCATCTGCAGCGCTACCAATTGGTCTCCGTCGCAAGGGAAGACGGTGACGAGGTCGTCGTTGTCGCGCCACTGCATCGCGATGTGACGGAGGTCGGCGTGGACGTCCTCGTAGTAGGCGTAGGCCATCATGCGCTGGTTTGGCCACTGGTGATGTGTGCGGGTTCCGACATGGCGAGCGACGGTCGACTTGCGTCCGTCGGCCCCGATGACGAGCTTTGCGTTGATCACGCCCGCCGATCCGTCACGCTGCCGGTAGCGCACGCCCGAAATACGTCCGGCGCTATCGCGGATCAGGTCCGTGACGCGCTGGCGCTCGCGCACATCGGCGCCCGCCTCCCTGGCGGTCTGCACCAGCGCCAGATCGAGACCGGGCCGGCGGACGCAGCCGCCTGCGGTCAAGCCTTCGTACACACTGGGCGTACCGATGACCTCGATTCCGGGTGCGCCGAGGCCCGCCCTGGTGTGTAGCGGGGCGCCGAGGGCCATCACCCGGTCGCGGGCGCCGAGCCGTTCGAGCTCGGCCCAGTGATGCGTGAAGAACAGGTGCGTCGACAAGGTGTCCGAAGGAAAGACCGCACTGTCCAATGCGATGACGCTGCGTCCGCGGCGGGCCAGCGCGATAGCGGCAGCCGAACCGGCGCAGCGACTTCCGACGATCACGACGTCTGTGTGCTCGGACATGGCTCGAGGATGCCAGTCAGAATACTTTTTATAAGTCTTTTCATTTTTTGAATCAACTTTCAAATTCGCGGAGGTGACCTATTGTTGGCGGATGTCCGCCGAGTCGCTCGACACCGCGCCGACCGTGTCCACGACCCGCATCGGACGCCGGCGGGCCCGCACCCGGGTCGCCATCCTCGACGCCGCCGAGGTGGTCTTCGGCCGTGAAGGGTACGACGGCGCACGGATAGAGGAGATCGCCGAACTGGCCGACATGTCGGTCGGGTCCATCTACAGCCATTTCGACGGCAAGCGCGGCTTGTATCTACAACTCGTCGACCGTGCCCTCGGCCTGTTCACCGACTACATGGAACGCAGCGAAGATCCGGATTTGACCCCGCTACAGAGGGTGCTGGCCGGCGGCGACGCGTATCTGCGATTCCACCTCGACCATCCGGGCGCGTTTCACTTCCTGGCGTATCGCAGCCCGGGCGCTCGACCGCTGTCGGGGGACGACGAGACCGAGGCGCGAATTCGA
It encodes the following:
- a CDS encoding NAD(P)/FAD-dependent oxidoreductase is translated as MSEHTDVVIVGSRCAGSAAAIALARRGRSVIALDSAVFPSDTLSTHLFFTHHWAELERLGARDRVMALGAPLHTRAGLGAPGIEVIGTPSVYEGLTAGGCVRRPGLDLALVQTAREAGADVRERQRVTDLIRDSAGRISGVRYRQRDGSAGVINAKLVIGADGRKSTVARHVGTRTHHQWPNQRMMAYAYYEDVHADLRHIAMQWRDNDDLVTVFPCDGDQLVALQMPPIRRADDYRADSLAAFEATIGRVPPFAKRLAGCTRVSKILISYSHPSYFRHSHGPGWALAGDSGHFKDPVTAQGIRDALRFGRLLGEAAAPFLDEPERLDRALKDWEFDRDAQCLPMYQWANLLGRDDAVSPIEFAAYRWFAARPDGLTELTDAFNRVVSPQRVFSPTRVMRWAAAAAREPATARGDLFATIRRDVRREAERIVEQRMFERRRAASAR
- a CDS encoding TetR/AcrR family transcriptional regulator; the encoded protein is MSAESLDTAPTVSTTRIGRRRARTRVAILDAAEVVFGREGYDGARIEEIAELADMSVGSIYSHFDGKRGLYLQLVDRALGLFTDYMERSEDPDLTPLQRVLAGGDAYLRFHLDHPGAFHFLAYRSPGARPLSGDDETEARIRDRVGLLLARFAAQIDNAIAAGEARPVDSMRLTHYLWGAWNGVIALRQQPDGLRISDEEIAQTLELARWLLREGLAAPQLRDGNGEVGERVPLPRISDDR